The proteins below come from a single Mya arenaria isolate MELC-2E11 chromosome 8, ASM2691426v1 genomic window:
- the LOC128243201 gene encoding uncharacterized protein LOC128243201, with protein sequence MRSVDEIKTMWRNAKGRVKEKVDKSKMTGAGVIEPLTACEEFVSNHMYANNQCQLLGIPGGSETATYVAQSLPSGQEITRDDGLIVLHLDDNMNISDIIQTPSPVRDEQDCDRQAAEKKPMFKGKKSTLKRKGERTEDLYDLEEQRLNAELKSFRAQERYWTEKNKREAAVHELNIELLKRRVENENYT encoded by the exons ATGAGGAGTGTTGACGAGATTAAGACGATGTGGAGAAACGCAAAAGGAAGAG TAAAAGAAAAGGtagataaaagtaaaatgacTGGTGCTGGTGTGATTGAGCCCCTAACAGCATGCGAAGAGTTCGTTAGCAACCACATGTACGCTAACAATCAGTGCCAGTTGCTAGGGATTCCCGGAGGATCAGAAACAG CCACTTATGTTGCACAGTCATTACCAAGCGGCCAAGAGATTACTAGAGACGATGGTCTGATCGTGCTACACCTTGACGACAACATGAACAT ctCGGATATAATACAAACCCCAAGCCCAGTGCGAGATGAACAAGATTGTGATCGCCAGGCGGCAGAAAAGAAGCCGATGTTTAAAG GGAAGAAAAGCACACTGAAAAGGAAAGGAGAAAGAACGGAGGATTTGTACGATCTTGAGGAGCAGCGCTTGAACGctgaattaaaatcatttagGGCCCAAGAGAGGTATTGGACGGAAAAGAACAAAAGGGAGGCAGCAGTTCATGAACTTAACATTGAACTTTTGAAGAGAAGAGTCGAAAACGAAAactatacttaa
- the LOC128244247 gene encoding hemocyte protein-glutamine gamma-glutamyltransferase-like, with translation MSSNIRSMHFALSSGRSRTCVETSSSPASSALRFRLRNLYGKDVWVCSNQSNDDVADPKVLQVHEVDLDIRQNTHEHHTNEFDITDSRVYDSREVLVIRRGQTFLAHVTFNRAFDPNKDDLKLVFEYGKCPLASKGTRIELIMSDKDVSNEWGAWIESSEDALTSLQILTPPKLAIGKWKLKIDVIKREESNKTTYRYVHKDPIYILFNPWCEDDSVYMRDEGGKLLREYILNETGKIYVGNKKKISPRMWVFGQFTGDVLDCALSLLDQAKIRDQARSNPVVIARKLSALVNSSNGNGVLMGNWDGDYTGGTSPLEWTGSCAILEQYFRTKEPVRYGQCWVFSGVLTSVCRALGIPARSVTNFSSAHDTDGSISIDTHFNTDGEPLEKYNKDSVWNFHVWNDVWMARPDLPVGYGGWQAVDATPQEASDGVYCMGPTSLRAIREGKVSLQYDGPFLFSEVNADEVYWMVEEDGSMDKRMFQNSVEKAKITDRDARHKKLCSDVEREDVTDQYKFQEGSEEERAAVREANLHSTVEGIYETADEDVEFQLCYDIDTFVGEEIKVTLTAQNNSATKRTVMGTLVLGTAYYTGVFHKELLKQKVDVVLEPNKEKELEFKVDAGIYLDNLVDHCIITISCFCFVKETRQHYIDRDELRLRKPTLTIKAPVSADNGQSFKVDVSFENKLPVPLTRCELRVEGPGLQKPVIYRQRDVNAKGTFIATFQMTPVKSGKRDVVVYFNSRQISGVTACHSIQVLRLSCKSEVDGMQLAVAMDDMKPPRQPTDCRAISFGAQIRDLGSSLTTVRQLR, from the exons ATGTCTTCCAACATAAGAAGTATGCACTTCGCCCTCTCGTCGGGCCGATCAAGAACATGCGTGGAAACCTCCTCGTCCCCCGCGTCCTCCGCGTTAAGGTTTCGACTGAGAAATCTGTATGGGAAGGACGTCTGGGTGTGCTCAAATCAGAGTAACGATG ATGTTGCTGACCCAAAGGTGCTTCAAGTTCATGAGGTCGACCTTGACATTCGTCAAAATACGCATGAACACCACACAAACGAGTTTGACATCACCGATTCCCGCGTTTACGATTCCAGGGAGGTCTTGGTCATACGGCGTGGTCAGACGTTTCTTGCACACGTGACTTTTAACCGCGCGTTTGATCCAAACAAAGACGACTTGAAACTAGTCTTCGAATATG GGAAATGTCCCTTAGCATCAAAGGGGACAAGGATTGAACTCATTATGTCGGATAAAGACGTGAGTAACGAATGGGGAGCTTGGATCGAGTCCAGTGAAGACGCGTTGACCTCACTTCAAATATTGACGCCACCAAAATTAGCCATCGGAAAATGGAAGCTAAAAATTGATGTCATCAAGCGTGAGGAGTCAAATAAGACCACGTATAGATACGTGCACAAGGACCCAATCTATATTCTCTTCAATCCTTGGTGCGAAG ACGACAGCGTATATATGCGTGACGAGGGCGGTAAACTGCTTAGGGAGTACATTCTGAACGAGACTGGAAAAATATACGTGggaaacaaaaagaaaatatctcCAAGAATGTGGGTGTTTGGTCAG TTTACAGGTGATGTTCTTGATTGTGCACTGTCCCTTCTAGACCAGGCAAAAATCAGAGACCAGGCGAGGAGCAACCCCGTCGTTATCGCAAGAAAACTGTCAGCTCTT GTGAATTCCTCCAATGGCAACGGTGTGTTAATGGGCAACTGGGATGGGGACTATACAGGCGGCACTTCGCCGCTGGAGTGGACAGGGAGTTGCGCCATCCTTGAACAGTACTTCCGCACCAAGGAGCCCGTCCGCTACGGACAGTGCTGGGTTTTCTCCGGAGTCCTTACTTCCG TTTGCCGAGCCTTGGGTATACCGGCGCGGAGTGTAACCAACTTTTCGTCAGCACACGACACCGACGGGAGCATCTCCATCGACACACATTTTAACACCGATGGTGAACCACTcgaaaaatacaacaaagacTCAGTCTG GAACTTTCACGTCTGGAATGACGTGTGGATGGCCCGTCCAGACCTCCCGGTCGGATATGGCGGCTGGCAAGCTGTCGATGCCACACCACAGGAAGCCAGTGATG GTGTGTACTGTATGGGTCCAACGTCGCTGCGCGCGATCCGGGAAGGAAAAGTGAGTCTGCAGTACGACGGACCGTTCTTGTTTTCGGAAGTCAATGCGGACGAGGTCTACTGGATGGTCGAAGAGGATGGATCCATGGACAAACGCATGTTTCAGAATAG TGTTGAAAAGGCTAAAATTACCGACCGAGACGCGCGACATAAG AAATTGTGTAGCGATGTGGAGAGGGAAGATGTCACCGACCAGTACAAGTTTCAGGAAg GCTCGGAAGAGGAGCGAGCGGCTGTAAGGGAGGCAAACCTCCACTCCACCGTGGAGGGCATCTATGAAACCGCGGACGAG GATGTGGAGTTTCAACTTTGCTATGACATTGACACCTTTGTTGGCGAAGAAatcaaggtgaccttgaccGCGCAGAACAACAGCGCCACTAAGCGGACCGTAATGGGCACCCTGGTCCTTGGCACCGCCTATTATACGGGCGTCTTTCACAAGGAGCTGTTGAAACAAAAAGTGGATGTGGTCCTGGAGCCCAACAAAG AAAAAGAGCTAGAGTTCAAAGTCGACGCCGGAATTTACCTTGACAACCTCGTTGACCACTGTATAATCACCATTTCGTGCTTCTGTTTCGTCAAGGAGACCAGACAGCACTATATCGACCGGGACGAGCTCAGGCTCAGGAAACCTACCCTCACTATTAAG GCACCCGTGTCTGCTGACAATGGGCAGAGTTTCAAGGTAGATGTATCGTTTGAGAACAAGCTTCCAGTTCCGCTCACCAGATGCGAGCTGCGCGTGGAGGGACCGGGGCTGCAGAAACCCGTCATATATAGACAA AGGGACGTGAATGCCAAAGGAACGTTTATCGCGACGTTTCAAATGACGCCGGTAAAGAGTGGCAAACGTGATGTTGTCGTCTATTTCAACAGCCGTCAAATCTCTGGCGTCACCGCATGCCACTCCATCCAA
- the LOC128243207 gene encoding putative nuclease HARBI1: MAAIQHRLQILRQRTRDLPFPRVFQDRSNPLETLSSPEMFQRYRFRPHSILLLVNILFPYLERATGRSCPLPPLLSVLVSLHFLATGAHYIVVGDVHGISASSVCRAIKTTVAILSGVARKKIQFRRDLDAVKAEFFSIAGFPNVIGLVDGTHIRINAPHQYEEDYVNRKGYHSINLQMVCDAGFRIQNVVVKWPGSVHDARIFRQSSLCLDLENGVMDGYLLGDSGYACRRYLLTPYLNTRSQAQERYNRALVKTRVIIEQTYGVLKRRFPCLSYGLRVQPQRCCQIILTCSFLHNFGLDNGDIFDRLDGFDVDQPDHDFHFQIQNPGNGLLFRDVLAQTFFS, translated from the exons ATGGCCGCCATACAGCATCGTCTGCAGATACTACGCCAGAGAACTCGTGATCTTCCGTTTCCGAGGGTCTTTCAAGACCGTTCAAACCCTCTGGAGACTCTATCTTCTCCTGAAATGTTCCAGAGGTATCGTTTCCGTCCTCATTCTATTCTTCTTCTCGTCAACATCCTTTTTCCTTACTTGGAACGAGCCACTGGACGCTCCTGTCCACTACCCCCTCTTCTTTCCGTACTTGTTTCTCTCCATTTTCTGGCAACTGGAGCCCACTATATCGTTGTTGGTGACGTCCATGGCATTTCCGCTTCGTCTGTCTGCCGCGCCATCAAAACCACTGTCGCTATACTTTCTGGAGTTGCAAGAAAGAAGATCCAGTTCCGTCGGGATTTAGATGCTGTAAAGGCAGAGTTCTTCTCCATTGCCG GATTTCCAAATGTCATTGGACTGGTGGATGGAACCCACATACGAATAAATGCCCCTCACCAGTATGAGGAGGACTATGTAAATCGTAAGGGCTATCACTCTATCAATCTGCAG ATGGTATGTGATGCTGGGTTCCGGATTCAAAATGTAGTTGTGAAGTGGCCTGGAAGTGTCCATGATGCCCGCATATTCCGGCAATCTTCCTTATGCCTGGATTTGGAAAATG GTGTCATGGATGGTTACTTGCTTGGTGACAGTGGTTATGCGTGCCGACGTTACCTTCTAACGCCGTACCTGAACACACGATCACAAGCACAGGAAAG ATATAACAGAGCCCTAGTAAAGACTCGAGTCATTATTGAACAGACATACGGTGTGTTGAAGCGCAGGTTTCCTTGCCTTTCATATGGCCTTCGTGTACAGCCCCAGCGATGCTGCCAGATAATATTGACCTGCTCCTTCCTCCACAACTTTGGTCTAGATAATGGAGACATATTTGATCGTCTGGACGGTTTTGATGTTGATCAACCAGATCAtgactttcattttcaaattcaaaatccAGGCAATGGCCTTCTTTTCAGAGATGTTTTAGCACAAACATTCTTCTCCTGA